The proteins below come from a single Drosophila kikkawai strain 14028-0561.14 chromosome 3R, DkikHiC1v2, whole genome shotgun sequence genomic window:
- the LOC108083223 gene encoding pre-mRNA-splicing factor RBM22 has product MSMSKTTNTYNRQNWEDAEFPILCQTCLGDNPYVRMIKERFGKECKICTRPFTIFRWCPGARMRFKKTEICQTCARLKNVCQTCLLDLEYGLPIQVRDAALKVADNMPQSDVNKEYYIQNIDAQLQDGDGTEAAGAVGRSLAANEMLSKLARTAPYYKRNRPHICSFWVKGECKRGEECPYRHDKPNEPDDPLCEQNIKDRYYGRNDPVAEKIMKRAASLPTLEPPEDRNITTLYVGNLPEEITEPELRDQFYQFGEIRSIALVPRQQCAFVQYTKRGAAELAAERTFNKLVIHGRKVSIKWAHSQAKQGTAAKTDRRFDVTGIPPPSAKPNDYFNLRQEQINVMPAGMKLHQLPSNLVPASAYQMYGQPTYAAPYSNANSTVTSTSGVSLDSIPPPPGQIPYPSQDASRMGAVKK; this is encoded by the coding sequence ATGTCTATGTCCAAGACCACGAACACCTACAATCGGCAGAATTGGGAGGATGCCGAGTTTCCAATCCTATGTCAGACTTGTCTTGGCGACAATCCGTACGTGCGTATGATAAAGGAGCGATTTGGCAAGGAATGTAAGATCTGCACGCGCCCATTTACAATATTTCGGTGGTGCCCAGGAGCACGGATGCGCTTTAAAAAGACTGAGATTTGCCAGACATGTGCGCGCCTTAAGAATGTTTGCCAGACTTGTCTTTTGGACCTTGAGTACGGCCTGCCCATCCAGGTTCGCGACGCGGCCCTGAAGGTGGCAGACAACATGCCACAAAGTGACGTTAACAAGGAGTACTACATACAGAACATTGACGCCCAGCTGCAGGATGGCGATGGCACTGAGGCAGCCGGAGCAGTCGGGCGCTCCCTGGCTGCAAACGAAATGCTGTCCAAGCTGGCACGTACAGCTCCTTACTACAAGCGGAACAGGCCGCACATTTGCTCTTTCTGGGTCAAGGGGGAGTGCAAACGCGGGGAGGAGTGCCCCTACCGCCATGACAAGCCAAACGAACCCGACGATCCTCTGTGTGAGCAGAATATCAAGGACCGCTACTATGGCCGCAATGACCCAGTGGCCGAGAAGATCATGAAGCGAGCGGCTTCTCTTCCTACCCTTGAGCCTCCAGAGGACCGCAATATCACCACACTGTATGTTGGCAATCTTCCCGAGGAGATTACGGAGCCGGAGCTACGGGACCAGTTTTACCAATTCGGAGAGATCCGTTCCATTGCGCTAGTGCCCCGCCAGCAGTGTGCTTTCGTACAGTACACTAAACGCGGCGCTGCAGAACTGGCCGCTGAGCGCACCTTTAACAAGCTGGTCATTCACGGCCGCAAGGTGAGCATTAAGTGGGCGCATTCCCAGGCGAAACAGGGTACAGCGGCTAAGACAGACAGACGCTTCGATGTGACCGGCATTCCGCCACCCAGCGCCAAGCCGAACGATTACTTTAATTTGCGCCAGGAGCAAATTAACGTCATGCCAGCCGGCATGAAACTTCACCAGCTACCATCGAACTTGGTTCCGGCATCGGCATACCAAATGTACGGCCAGCCCACCTACGCTGCACCCTACAGCAACGCTAACTCTACAGTCACGTCTACCTCCGGTGTGAGTCTAGACTCGATTCCACCGCCACCTGGTCAAATACCCTATCCGAGCCAGGACGCCAGCCGAATGGGGGCTGTGAAGAAATAG
- the Vps39 gene encoding vam6/Vps39-like protein, with product MHQAYSVHSILKQGVQIESIAAYGNHVILGTRSGQLIMYSVDEVAGVDMRMFNKNFSRKPITQMEVTVEENLLFVLTDSLVQVCDISRIESNFAFMHSAKETKGCTLFAMDVDSQKSTTGEVATFIRVCCAIKRRLVFFFWKKDKLDSLELSIELSDVPRSLCWAGHAVCVGYKDEYVVYDISCKTPKKHDLFLTSSSISRDPCICLIRNNMLGISKDSYLVVVDPSQYKDNKDGSASSFENVRPGGMENKNSLTPLLWSSPLLDLVWDDPYAVGRVNTAIEVRSLVGKDTLVQSIPELQKTRFLVHADKGTIFAAATSELWCLRLVEIPTQRQQLLQQKKFQLAIELTQISDEPAEDRAQTIQQIHMLYAKELFTNKEFSSAMTEFEKAAIDPYDVIRLFPNLVPEPKPGTEDIAVPSSTPPLEDGDLENAYLALIEFLALARQREVVKLRDAKSSSKSLLEIIDTTLLKCYLQTNDSLVAPLLRLNQCHLEESEKTLKKHNKISELIILYQMKGKHKDALKLLREQAAIEGSVLQGRKRTIRYLQELGANHLPLIFEFADWVLQEHPEEGLCIFTDELLDDEEEEQSLPPAKVLDFLISKHKSLVIPYLEHLINERHNTTTLLHNVLLKQYRERVQSLLAQQDSCSEEGEPSDLKTTRAKLYRMLEESNSYSPDRMLEEFPTNMLLEERALILGRLKKHDKVLAIYIQVLGDVAKATEYAEANCNDDENIFHTLIKCILIPPAQPLYEGVALHPDFVQVNRKVALDLLEAYATKIDPFEIFEHLPDDMPMPQLEKYLDKSIRKKLADKHQMQMMCGLLEAEANRLEVALQAQRNISFELNEFSVCPECKKRFPSQSAFVRYPNGQIVHLSCHDRSARAAAQQ from the exons ATGCACCAGGCCTACAGTGTGCACTCCATCCTTAAGCAGGGCGTTCAGATAGAGTCCATAGCGGCGTATG GTAACCATGTCATCCTGGGCACCCGAAGTGGCCAGCTAATCATGTACTCGGTTGACGAAGTGGCTGGCGTGGACATGCGCATGTTCAACAAGAACTTCAGCCGGAAGCCCATCACCCAGATGGAGGTGACTGTCGAGGAGAATCTGCTCTTCGTGCTCACCGACAGCCTGGTGCAGGTTTGCGACATCAGTCGCATCGAGAGCAACTTCGCCTTTATGCACAGTGCCAAGGAGACAAAGGGCTGCACCCTCTTCGCCATGGATGTGGACTCGCAAAAGTCGACCACTGGCGAGGTTGCTACTTTTATTCGTGTGTGCTGCGCCATCAAGCGGCGTCTGGTGTTCTTCTTTTGGAAAAAGGACAAGCTGGACTCGCTGGAGCTGAGCATTGAGCTGAGCGATGTGCCCCGCTCCCTGTGCTGGGCAGGACATGCCGTCTGCGTAGGCTACAAAGACGAATATGTGGTGTACGAC ATATCCTGCAAGACCCCAAAGAAGCACGATCTCTTCCTCACTTCCTCGAGCATCAGCAGAGATCCGTGTATCTGCCTGATACGGAACAATATGCTTGGCATTTCCAAAGACAGCTACCTAGTGGTCGTCGATCCCAGCCAGTATAAAGATAACAAGGATGGCAGCGCCAGTTCCTTTGAGAATGTGCGACCGGGGGGCATGGAGAACAAGAATTCGCTCACTCCATTACTTTGGTCAAGTCCCCTGCTTGATCTGG TCTGGGATGATCCGTATGCCGTTGGTCGTGTCAACACTGCCATCGAGGTTCGCAGTCTCGTGGGCAAGGACACTTTGGTTCAAAGCATTCCCGAGCTGCAAAAGACGCGCTTCCTGGTGCACGCCGACAAGGGAACCATATTTGCCGCCGCCACCTCAGAGCTGTGGTGTCTCCGCCTGGTTGAAATCCCCACTCAGCGTcaacagctgctgcagcaaaaGAAATTTCAATTGGCCATTGAGCTGACA CAAATCTCAGACGAGCCTGCGGAGGACCGGGCCCAGACTATTCAACAGATTCACATGCTTTACGCCAAAGAGCTCTTTACCAACAAGGAATTCTCGTCGGCCATGACAGAGTTCGAAAAGGCTGCCATCGATCCCTACGATGTTATCCGACTGTTTCCCAATTTGGTGCCCGAACCAAAGCCTGGCACGGAAGACATCGCCGTTCCATCAAGCACTCCGCCGCTGGAGGATGGCGATTTGGAGAACGCCTACTTGGCGCTAATCGAGTTCCTGGCTTTGGCCCGCCAACGGGAAGTGGTGAAACTACGCGACGCCAAGAGCAGTTCAAAGTCTCTGTTAGAAATAATCGATACCACGTTGCTCAAGTGTTACCTGCAGACGAACGATTCACTGGTGGCGCCACTCCTTCGCCTCAACCAGTGCCATTTGGAGGAATCGGAAAAGACACTGAAGAAGCACAACAAGATTTCTGAGCTGATCATTCTCTATCAAATGAAGGGCAAGCACAAGGATGCCCTTAAACTACTCCGAGAGCAGGCGGCCATTGAGGGATCGGTGCTGCAAGGACGAAAGCGAACGATCCGATATCTGCAGGAGCTCGGCGCCAATCACCTGCCACTCATTTTCGAGTTTGCCGACTGGGTGCTGCAGGAGCATCCCGAAGAGGGTCTTTGTATTTTCACCGACGAACTTCtagatgacgaggaggaggagcagtcCCTTCCGCCGGCCAAGGTCCTGGATTTTCTAATCAGCAAACACAAGTCACTAGTTATTCCGTACCTGGAACACCTTATTAACGAGCGACACAACACGACCACTCTGCTGCATAACGTGCTCCTTAAGCAGTACCGCGAACGGGTGCAATCCCTCCTGGCACAGCAGGACTCCTGTAGTGAGGAGGGCGAGCCGTCTGACCTAAAGACAACGCGTGCCAAGCTTTACAGAATGCTGGAGGAATCCAACTCTTATTCGCCAGATCGCATGCTAGAGGAATTCCCAACCAACATGCTGCTGGAGGAGCGCGCTCTCATCCTGGGTCGCCTGAAGAAGCACGATAAGGTGCTAGCCATCTATATACAAGTGCTGGGCGATGTGGCCAAAGCGACGGAATATGCAGAAGCCAACTGCAACGACGATGAGAACATATTCCACACGCTCATCAAGTGCATTCTAATTCCCCCCGCACAGCCGCTCTACGAGGGCGTAGCCTTGCATCCAGACTTTGTTCAGGTCAATCGGAAGGTGGCCCTGGACTTGCTGGAAGCATACGCTACCAAAATAGATCCCTTCGAGATTTTTGAG CACCTTCCCGATGACATGCCCATGCCGCAGTTGGAGAAGTATCTGGATAAGTCGATACGTAAAAAGCTGGCCGACAAGCACCAGATGCAGATGATGTGCGGCCTGCTGGAGGCAGAAGCCAATCGGTTAGAGGTCGCGTTACAGGCACAGCGTAACATAAGCTTCGAATTAAACGAGTTCAGTGTGTGCCCCGAGTGTAAAAAGCGCTTTCCCAGCCAATCAGCCTTCGTGCGCTACCCGAATGGGCAGATAGTGCACCTTTCCTGCCACGATCGCAGTGCGAGGGCGGCGGCTCAGCAATGA
- the LOC108083208 gene encoding homeobox protein Hox-A5 gives MLQNPSKYHANPLSHFLALHNTQASGGGMGVGVGGIPAHGQPHHALPTAALAAAAAAAAAVSAGQSSYQMEHHQQHHNLQQHHLQQHHHHQQVQQQDSHPHPPTTTGSNSSSHSSNSNTSNSNNSHTSNININHREQLAAAATATSHAQLIEAAAAHSSLDVGKSFTIAAILGLQSQRKDYNNAINLSLHDNNNNGNNSSSNHNNTSGQNINNFNCDNSAGSGRYLHAGQHSHSHPQQAGFAAVAAAVGSAPSALQSLQQLHQQHHAQQQASLSFQREKLKSDSHKKSALKNKRVRTIFTPEQLECLEAEFERQQYMVGPERLYLAHTLKLTEAQVKVWFQNRRIKWRKHHLELTQQRLALIRQTQLPGTAILGNQVSGCTTNPAAHSASADLTAGSTASPRSLQEEEDNEDSKQSLSLSGAMPPISRAQSESDLSICNDSLDGDSLMDGSEEA, from the exons ATGCTGCAGAATCCTTCCAAATATCACGCAAATCCTTTGTCGCACTTCCTGGCATTGCATAACACGCAAGCCAGCGGCGGGGGGATGGGCGTGGGTGTGGGGGGAATCCCTGCACATGGTCAACCGCACCATGCGCTGCCCACAGCAGCGctggcagcagctgcagcggcggcagccgCAGTTTCGGCGGGTCAGAGTTCATACCAAATGGAGCACCATCAGCAGCATCATAATTTGCAACAACATCatctgcagcagcatcatcatcatcagcaagTCCAGCAGCAGGACAGCCATCCACACCCACCGACGACGACTGGAAGCAACAGCAGTAgtcacagcagcaacagcaacaccagcaatagcaacaataGCCACACtagcaacatcaacatcaaccaCCGGGAACAGTTGGCGGCGGCCGCCACTGCGACGTCGCACGCGCAGCTCATTGAGGCAGCAGCGGCGCATTCCTCCCTCGACGTGGGCAAGTCCTTCACTATTGCCGCCATTTTAGGTCTGCAGAGCCAACGCAAGGACTACAACAACGCCATCAATTTGTCACTtcacgacaacaacaacaatggcaacaatagcagcagcaaccacaatAACACCAGCGGCCAGAATATAAACAACTTTAATTGTGATAACAGCGCCGGCAGTGGCCGCTACCTGCATGCCGGACAGCATTCGCACTCGCATCCCCAGCAGGCGGGATTCGCTGCCGTAGCTGCCGCTGTAGGATCAGCTCCTTCCGCATTGCAGAGCCTGCAGCAGCTCCACCAGCAACACCACGCCCAGCAGCAGGCGTCGCTCAGCTTTCAGAGGGAGAAGCTTAAGTCGG ACTCCCATAAGAAAAGCGCACTGAAGAACAAGCGTGTCCGCACTATTTTCACACCCGAGCAGCTCGAGTGCCTGGAAGCGGAGTTCGAGCGGCAGCAGTACATGGTCGGGCCGGAGCGGCTCTATCTGGCGCACACACTCAAGCTGACGGAGGCCCAGGTAAAGGTGTGGTTCCAAAACCGGCGGATCAAATGGCGCAAGCACCACCTGGAGCTCACCCAGCAGCGACTGGCGTTAATTCGGCAAACACAGCTACCAGGTACCGCGATCTTGGGAAATCAGGTGTCCGGCTGTACAACGAATCCAGCGGCGCACTCGGCTTCCGCGGATCTTACAGCCGGCAGTACAGCCTCGCCGAGGAGCTTGCAAGAGGAGGAGGATAACGAGGACAGCAAGCAATCGCTGTCGCTGTCCGGCGCCATGCCGCCGATAAGTCGGGCTCAGTCGGAGTCCGATCTATCCATTTGCAACGATTCCCTTGACGGCGACAGCCTCATGGATGGCAGCGAAGAAGCTTAA